The Ziziphus jujuba cultivar Dongzao chromosome 5, ASM3175591v1 genome segment TCCGAAGCCTGCCATAGAGAACCCACCTCAGAAACCTCCCAAGTTCTACACTGCTGATGACGTTAAGAAACTACTTGTCAACAAGTGCAAGCACAAGCCCACCAAGCTCAGGTTCAATtccaaaatggttttttttttttttaataatgtatttAATGCGTTTTGGCTACATGTTATTTGAGTTTCATTGTTTTGTTAATTGGGTCTGTGAACTTTTCAGGACGAGTATTACTCCAGGGACGGTGTTGATTGTGTTGGCTGGGAGATTTAAAAGGAAGAGAGTTGTATTCTTGAAGCAACTTTCATCTGGCTTGCTTCCGGTGagtaagactttttttttttttttttggtggcttccaataaatttccaaatggtcttgcttttgtttttgtttttttgtgtttattttcccCTGATTAGAAATGAGTATTCAATTGCTATAAATAGGAATTAAattatgtgtttttattttttattttttattttttattttatatttattcatttcgACTATTCTTAACAGTTcggttcaaaattttctttcctaGATAGTGGAATGTGcatttttgaattgaaattacCATATGCAAGTCCTCTCTTTAATAGACATGTTGTTGATCTATTACAATTGCTATTATATGTCTTGCAAAATTATGGAAATGCTAATTTGCAAGAATGAAGGTTCTTTTTCAACCATTTTGTGGGATCAtattgtttttctctttccaaTGAGGATAATGGACAACAGTTGcatctatttctttttcctttttatgctTCCACCCTGCATTTAGGAgatgaaaaccaaaaaccatttcatattttttcttctatgGTAACAACTACATGCTTTTATCTAGATGTATTTCACAAGATAATTCCATTATGCTTTATGTATTAGTGAAATTTAGCTGCTTTTAGTCATTGATATGTTTGCTCCTTTCAGATTTTTAGCTAATTTGTGGTTTGTTCGAAATTTTGCATCATATTATTCTTGACTGGATTGCATTGATATTTATGTACATATCTGGTTAATATTCAGCCAAATATCTCTTGCTGGTTCCTCTTGAAGTTTTAGTTTTGAACTTTCTTTCCAGGCAAGACCAATCCATATGTTATTTTAAGCCTAGGGGACCAAGTCATACGCAGCAAAAAGAATAGCGAAACCACAGTCATTGGACCTCCTGGTGAACCAATTTGGAATCAGGTAAAGGTCCTTGTAATTCTGCTTCGACGTCTGTGTTTAAATGAAGTTGTAAAATTTTTTCTAAATGatcatatatgtttatatatatatatatgtgcttgTTGGCAGGATACAAGCAACTATAGAACATTGTCTGGTCATATGCATCTTCTATCAAGTCATATAAGATATTTGGTGATGTAATGGTGTTTGATACCACTCATTGCTTGACTGCATTTGATATGCCACTGGGGACATGGGTTGGAATGAATAATTATGGTATGCCTTGCTTCTTTGGTTGCTTGCTTCAACGAGAAGAAAATCTAAGGTCTTTTTTATGGGCATTGAAGGTAATAGAGCGAAAATAGAatacaatacaaatatattCTATTAGTCATTTTATGTAGAAAGGAAGTGGGTTTATTGGTGGTTTTGTGTAGAAATTATGATGATACAAATTTTCggtaattatgataatataaatttttttgttagtcaAACCATCTATTGTATGGTTTGTGGGTGTAATTGCTGAAGCAGCAGGTGTAATTGCTGTTTTGAAGGATAAGACGTAAGGTTGGTCATGCTCAtgactaaattttatatttattactcaTATAACTTTATGGAACTAGGTTAATTGATCTCTAGACAAGCATGTATTCTATCAAACTGTTCTAATAGTATCATCATCACTTTCTTATTCCCTTCTCTTTCTATTACGAagagaaaactaatttttacTTACACATTTGTTatgtcatttaattttatttttctaaagccTAGTTGACAAGTAATCTGTTTTGCTATTTGTATCTTTGTAAAAGTCATAAACTTCATATTTAATCTGATTATTGTTACATTTTACGCTTTGATATGTTATTTTGCAGTTGGGCTAGACAttgttgattaatatttatcattctcttgtttcattttgatatgttattttgcagttgggttaaatattattgattaatatttatcattctcttatttttcattggatatattttagTGTTGACAAGTTATGGAAGCTTTTGTCTGACAAGGATGCATACCATCAATTTTTACTTTCACTCAATCAAGTTAGAATTCAAAATAATGCACGTACGTAAGCATTTTCTCTCAGTTGGGAATCTGCCTGTAGTACTTAAGTACATAAAGTGCATGCATCAACCCCATTTTAAAACGCTTGTTAGTGAATATTTGGTATTGTGCTAATACAATGACTTTTGTGCTTGATTTATATGGTTTATTAATGAGCATGGTGGTTTATGCCTTCCCAATATATAGTAGTTTCGCTATTGTGATACTTAAGTCTATgttcttattatttttcctagatatttttttgcaatttgaCAATTATCAGCTTAGAGATGAAATTCACAAAGAAAGACTGCAGCTAGCGAGTTATTCTTTTCTTGTTATCTACTAGTTTTTGCGATATTAGTCATGCACAATTGGATTACGCATGGAGATATctactagatttttttttaattatatatatatatatatatcagtcgAGCACAATTGAATTATGCATAGAGAAACAGATCCTGAATTTATTTAAACTTACAGGGAGAACTTGGAAAAGGAATCGCGCATTATGGAGCTCAGAAATCAGCTAATATTTATCTTGCTTTCTTTAGGTGGTGTCAAAATTATTGTATTGATTGTGAAACATTTTCTCCTGTTTGTATGGTACACGGTGCAGAATTATGAGAACAATAGAGTTGGCTACTGCAAAGGAGAAGCTACATGAGCTTgagagaaaaaaggaagaaatgttAAGGTTTGGTTCCCCTGCTTCCCTTCTCCAAAGGCTTCAAGGTATagaatatgataatttatagtTGGAAATTTGAATTACGTAGTTTCTTTGTGCTCAAGCTTAAGTTTCTTTGTGTTGTTTTGTACATAGTGGCTGTGCTTAAACACGAAAGAATTAATGTGGAGAAGCCAAATTTGATAATAAGCTACTTTATCTTAATTACCTTTAACCTTTATTTTACTGGTGTTTGTATGCAGACACAATGAACATGACAGATGAGGAATCTGAAAATCTGCACAAGCAGCTTTTTGTGCAAATATACAAGAAGCTTCGCACCACTTAAGCGAGCACTCATTCATCTTGCAGCTAAAACAAATTCACTCAGTTGAATTGATATTATAGAAAGATATATACTTGGAACACATTGAAATCTTACTTCTAGTTTCAATGCATTGGCTAGATAAACGTGATTGTCTATGTATtatttggttaaatattttctctttgctaGTATATCAGTTTTGACAGCACCTGTTCATGTACGTTCAACATTCATCGTGGTATGGTATTATATAGTTACAAGTTTATCATTTTTTGCCATAATTACATttacatttatgatttttaacttgAAAATATTGACGGACGTAGTCTATGCTTTTTAGGCTTTATTTGAAACTAAAACTAGCCTTTCATTATGATGCACTGCTTCtacttgttttttctttgattggACAGTAATCTCATATTGGCTAATCTGATTATGAATCGACATAAATGTGAGTATACCTTCAATGTAAAAAGCTCAAAGCAGTTCCGTGTTTAAGGAATAATACCACTTTAAACAATTACACCATGGATTTAATACTAACACAGCCTTTTGTAGGagttgtaatattctctagtttttttattcataaaacacttatACATTTTTCGCTTGCTAATtcaaatttagtttttagtttttctacatgATTCTCATGTCAAGATGAAGTGTAAGaacccaatttcattattaaattctccatattgtttgagaagtggaaaagcaagaaataagaaggatgagaatttaaatggatggtaattgagttctcaaatattggctctctatTTTGAGACgatttgaacttgtttgaatggtatgcattgaaatttagttagttttagattggaGACTATTCCTAGcttgaaagcttcttccaatctcttttaaaatgcgactccatggtagtatgtccataAGAGAGTAGTCAGGAGGGAATTGATTGTGcagttgtggaaaatatttaaataaatggatatgaaagatGAATAAATGGAACCATTTCccatttctcattaactgtcgaataaagaggaaaatatttaaacaaattatcttaccatctcccatttctcatctaccctcgttaacttctatccctctctcttcctctccctgctaccacattcaatgaatcctgtgtgtctccctctctctttctcttttgttggttacgtaCCTTTCTGCCTTTCTTCACACTGACCAACCATTGCAGAAAATACAATACCACCTTCAGTGTAGTTCAGTCTTCTTGCATACCcccaaccttttgtgataacaaaagactgaaaatcttcattgtggagctCATAgacttcaaaaatatataattaaagtatACGTTCGTGTGCAGCAGAGTTAAAGATTtttggtatgtgtatatatatatatgtacatatacgtatatatttttcccttatattggattcattgtttgtcacaTTTTGACATGATATAAAAGTGCAAGTTATATGTTGGTTTGATTTTATGTACAACAAACCATAAATGGTttggaaatttccatttgaaaattacaacctttgttcGTTACATACGGTCCATCTGTAATTACGAAACACTTggttgttggaaaatttaacggTGGTTCCATTTGTAATTAACGACATTCTATcggtatatttaatttttctattttttgaaagCAAACCACCTCAATCGAATTTGACAACTTTGATAATGTTATTGTATATgaagaacatgctaaatgtaactatatttatgatcgtgaacaaaataatccacaaatCACCACAatgtcaacattgcatccattcaagctaatgttatgttatgatttagcacatgtgtCACAAACTTGACATCTTATtctacttgatccactatgtcTGTCAGGAGTTATGTGGAAtgaacttttttctctttagggtgAAAGGAACTGGTGGAAGATTATTCACTCAATTGTATTTATGTTGTCAGCATATTATGATATGAAGAAGCTCTTTTACTTTATGcttctattcaaaattttaaggac includes the following:
- the LOC132803750 gene encoding large ribosomal subunit protein eL6z-like, encoding MAPKAPKIAKQPHFISPVTKYSRSKMYHKRRLWAIKDKKGGIFPRHDPKPAIENPPQKPPKFYTADDVKKLLVNKCKHKPTKLRTSITPGTVLIVLAGRFKRKRVVFLKQLSSGLLPV